Proteins from a single region of Spirulina major PCC 6313:
- the cas2 gene encoding CRISPR-associated endonuclease Cas2, which translates to MLYLICYDIVQDRRRTKVANLLGAYGLRIQKSVFEAVLPPTDYERLEARLLRLLDLDTDQLRFYPLGKRQRSQTKVLGIQPDYAIDDPAIVV; encoded by the coding sequence ATGCTCTATTTGATTTGCTACGACATCGTCCAAGACCGTCGCCGGACGAAGGTGGCGAACCTCCTCGGAGCCTATGGGCTGCGAATTCAAAAGTCAGTGTTTGAAGCTGTGTTGCCGCCGACGGACTATGAACGGCTCGAAGCGCGTTTGCTGCGCCTGCTGGATTTAGACACGGACCAACTCCGGTTTTATCCCCTCGGTAAACGGCAACGGAGCCAAACCAAAGTCCTGGGCATCCAGCCAGACTATGCCATTGATGACCCTGCGATCGTGGTGTAG
- the cas1 gene encoding CRISPR-associated endonuclease Cas1 produces MRYAWKLIQNGGKSPGIDGITPGLFKGIAPEQLSHIQTQLNAATYGLSPVRGIHLRKENGGKRLIGIPTVRDRIVQRWLLEDLYPELEHQFADCSYAYRPGRSIQQAVQHLYLHYQYQPAWVIKADITQFFDSLCWGLLMNSLEQMELTQNHLALLHQSLTVPVILRGQRLRRTQGVVQGSVLSGALANLYLSEFDARCLQQGMNLVRYGDDFVVVCHSAEEARIRLAQIQDGLTQLYLRLNSEKTAIAPPDQEFTFLGHRFVNGKVYAPPPPSPLKLRDGYWVLSPSGVPRWRIRRPERLLPAPPKVCALRKQPPPSVVANPNHLFSDLMTTLYITDQGAYLKAQQYQFQVFHRQELRCKIPINQVSHVVLFGCCNLSHGAVRLALARRIPVLYLSQRGRYFGRLQTDGQAKVNYLSRQVEWSQDEEQVRNTAETIIRAKLQNSRVLLQRLNRRRATDAAQQAIAQLAIAMDNLPLAESLEALRGMEGNAAKLYFQGLGSLFKGDLSFSKRSKRPPTDPVNSLLSLGYTLLHQNLHSFIETLGLHPHFGNLHVPRDNHPALVSDLVEEFRALVVDSLVSYVVNKNIITAEDFTPADERGGVFLQPDALKRFLKHWEEKLHSEVTHPTTGHQVSLRRCFELQVREYIAALLGDVPAYRPMLWGK; encoded by the coding sequence CTGCGCTATGCCTGGAAGCTGATCCAGAACGGCGGCAAAAGCCCAGGCATTGATGGCATCACGCCGGGATTGTTCAAAGGGATCGCGCCGGAGCAACTGTCCCACATTCAGACCCAATTGAATGCAGCGACCTACGGACTCAGCCCTGTGCGGGGGATTCATTTGCGGAAAGAAAACGGGGGTAAACGGCTCATCGGGATTCCGACGGTGCGCGATCGCATCGTCCAACGGTGGCTTCTTGAAGACCTGTATCCCGAACTCGAACACCAGTTCGCTGACTGTAGCTATGCCTATCGCCCTGGGCGCAGTATCCAGCAAGCCGTGCAGCATCTTTATCTGCACTATCAATATCAGCCCGCCTGGGTGATCAAAGCCGACATTACCCAGTTCTTCGACAGCCTGTGCTGGGGACTGCTGATGAACAGCCTAGAGCAGATGGAATTGACTCAAAATCATCTTGCTCTGCTGCACCAAAGTCTGACGGTTCCCGTCATCCTGCGGGGTCAACGACTGCGCCGCACCCAAGGCGTTGTCCAAGGTTCTGTTCTCTCCGGGGCATTGGCCAACCTGTATCTGAGCGAATTCGATGCCCGATGTTTGCAACAGGGGATGAACCTCGTGCGCTATGGCGATGACTTTGTGGTGGTCTGCCACAGTGCTGAGGAAGCCAGAATCCGGCTCGCTCAGATTCAGGATGGGTTAACGCAACTCTACCTACGGCTGAATTCCGAAAAAACTGCGATCGCGCCCCCAGATCAGGAATTCACATTCCTCGGCCATCGCTTTGTCAACGGCAAGGTCTACGCACCGCCGCCGCCCTCACCGCTCAAACTTCGGGATGGGTATTGGGTACTCTCGCCCTCCGGTGTGCCGCGCTGGCGGATTCGTCGCCCTGAGCGTTTATTACCTGCACCGCCCAAGGTGTGCGCCCTGCGCAAACAACCGCCACCCTCTGTTGTTGCTAATCCTAATCATCTCTTTTCTGACCTTATGACCACACTCTATATCACTGACCAAGGGGCGTATCTCAAAGCCCAACAGTATCAATTTCAGGTGTTTCACCGCCAAGAACTGCGGTGCAAAATTCCCATCAACCAAGTGAGCCATGTGGTGTTGTTTGGCTGCTGTAACCTCTCCCACGGGGCCGTGCGTCTGGCTCTGGCGCGGCGGATTCCGGTGTTGTATCTCTCCCAGCGGGGTCGGTATTTCGGACGGTTGCAAACCGATGGCCAAGCCAAAGTGAATTATCTCTCCCGGCAGGTGGAATGGAGCCAGGATGAGGAACAGGTTCGCAATACGGCTGAGACGATTATTCGCGCCAAACTCCAAAACTCCCGCGTGTTGCTCCAACGGTTGAACCGTCGCCGCGCCACCGATGCCGCGCAACAGGCGATCGCGCAATTGGCGATCGCAATGGATAATCTCCCCCTCGCCGAATCCCTCGAAGCCCTACGCGGCATGGAAGGTAACGCCGCCAAACTGTACTTCCAGGGTTTAGGTTCCCTGTTCAAGGGAGACTTGAGCTTTAGCAAGCGCAGCAAACGACCCCCCACCGACCCGGTAAATAGTTTGCTGAGTTTGGGCTATACCCTGCTGCATCAAAACTTGCACTCGTTCATTGAAACCCTGGGCTTGCATCCCCATTTCGGGAATCTCCATGTGCCCCGCGACAATCACCCGGCCTTAGTGTCGGATCTCGTCGAAGAATTTCGCGCCCTCGTGGTGGATTCGTTGGTGTCCTACGTCGTCAACAAAAACATCATTACCGCCGAAGACTTCACCCCTGCCGATGAGCGGGGCGGTGTTTTCCTGCAACCCGATGCCCTGAAGCGTTTCCTCAAACATTGGGAAGAAAAACTCCACAGCGAAGTGACCCATCCCACTACCGGGCATCAGGTCAGTCTGCGCCGGTGTTTTGAATTGCAGGTGCGGGAATATATCGCGGCCTTGTTGGGAGATGTGCCGGCCTATCGTCCGATGCTTTGGGGGAAATAG
- a CDS encoding tyrosine-type recombinase/integrase has protein sequence MAHISSLADVLALFAESEPVQANPKLLANTRTALTKYCLPQLEKLEPLDQQSSKLMLRITELFQSAYEKSLTAGKSKGTLNNYKSAIQRFDQWSRKQNWYASATGTQMNKVCLPMSGGNYYKRHRRSRKAQPQYQLKGQQWTAHLKTQLEAFRKWSTQPEVRTRKQPALRQETWQSHAREVQRFMGWLHNIQKQPLESLSLAQLCDVDLLSDYIAWHINERGSAYRSMELVCNAASGASKFLYGQASRKVDYSDIEEVNQINLKRQYIIRKGKKQKDRIHLNDHLVPFEQILEVVQFLKDCKAPYYHTGQSRSLFAQIRSWQQYLIVAILTYCPVRQRELRELELGKTLFREQNGYWVKLLPEGHKNGSKTGKGREYPLPEQITQDLDDWLEKIRSQVHTDHSLVFIQVGNSPNSKPFGQPTTDATIRAITTAATFRALEKLGYEPKGVRPHDFRRIAVTFQRRYGRPEQDEALAELMGHSKDQANRVYSQVTSREKTQKATEWWKSAS, from the coding sequence ATGGCACACATATCCTCTCTCGCAGATGTCTTAGCCCTTTTTGCTGAGTCTGAACCTGTCCAAGCCAATCCCAAACTGCTTGCCAACACTCGGACAGCACTAACCAAGTACTGCCTTCCACAATTAGAAAAACTTGAACCACTCGATCAACAAAGCTCTAAATTAATGCTTCGCATCACAGAATTATTTCAGTCTGCCTATGAAAAAAGCCTAACAGCAGGGAAATCAAAAGGAACCCTCAATAATTACAAATCCGCTATTCAACGGTTTGACCAGTGGAGCCGTAAACAGAATTGGTATGCCTCGGCCACAGGAACACAAATGAATAAAGTTTGTTTACCGATGTCCGGGGGTAATTACTACAAACGACATCGCCGTTCTAGGAAAGCCCAGCCTCAGTATCAACTCAAGGGGCAGCAGTGGACTGCTCACCTGAAGACACAGCTCGAAGCATTTAGAAAGTGGTCTACTCAACCAGAAGTTAGAACGCGCAAACAACCAGCATTACGACAAGAAACCTGGCAAAGTCATGCTCGTGAAGTCCAACGCTTTATGGGTTGGCTTCACAATATCCAGAAGCAGCCTCTTGAGAGTTTATCCTTGGCACAGCTTTGTGATGTTGATCTTTTATCTGACTATATTGCCTGGCATATCAATGAACGAGGGTCTGCCTACCGCAGCATGGAGCTTGTCTGTAATGCTGCAAGTGGCGCGTCAAAATTTCTTTATGGGCAGGCTTCACGGAAGGTTGACTACAGCGATATAGAAGAAGTTAATCAAATTAACTTAAAACGCCAATACATAATCCGCAAGGGTAAAAAGCAAAAAGATCGAATTCATCTCAATGATCATTTGGTTCCATTTGAACAAATCCTTGAAGTAGTTCAGTTTCTCAAGGATTGTAAAGCACCGTATTACCATACCGGTCAATCTCGTTCTTTATTTGCTCAAATTCGTAGTTGGCAGCAATATTTAATTGTGGCAATTTTAACCTATTGTCCAGTGCGACAGCGCGAGTTGCGGGAGTTAGAGTTGGGCAAAACACTCTTCCGTGAACAAAACGGCTACTGGGTAAAACTTTTACCTGAAGGTCATAAAAATGGCTCAAAGACCGGTAAAGGTCGGGAATACCCTTTACCTGAGCAAATTACTCAAGATTTGGATGACTGGCTGGAGAAAATTCGCTCACAGGTTCACACAGATCACAGTTTAGTTTTTATTCAGGTCGGCAATAGTCCTAACTCAAAACCGTTTGGTCAGCCTACTACGGACGCAACGATACGGGCAATTACGACTGCGGCAACGTTTCGCGCTTTAGAAAAGTTAGGATATGAACCCAAAGGGGTTCGTCCTCACGATTTTCGCCGGATTGCAGTGACATTTCAACGACGCTACGGACGACCAGAACAAGATGAAGCGTTGGCTGAATTGATGGGACATAGCAAGGATCAAGCCAATCGAGTGTATAGCCAAGTGACCAGCCGAGAAAAAACGCAAAAGGCGACTGAATGGTGGAAATCAGCTTCGTAA
- the dinD gene encoding DNA damage-inducible protein D translates to MHAETISELTDTFEGHAQQTEQGVEYWLARDLQHLLGYAKWQNFTRVIDDAKIACDVSGHEVLDHFADVGKMVQIGSGTKRRIQDMMLTRFACYLIAQNGDPQKSEIAFAQTYFALQTRKAELIQQRFQESERVSARHDLKATEKELSKVIFEQTGSDRHFGLIRSKGDTALFGRSTKQMKATWNVPDKQPLADFAPTIILTAKKLAAEITIHNTQENDFRTEPEISDEHTTNNATIRGALLDRGIRPERLPPAEDIKKVERRLKSSQKRSLKNPERLE, encoded by the coding sequence ATGCACGCTGAGACGATTAGTGAATTGACGGATACCTTTGAGGGTCATGCCCAACAGACTGAGCAGGGGGTGGAATACTGGCTGGCTCGTGATCTTCAGCATCTTTTGGGATATGCCAAGTGGCAGAATTTTACTCGTGTGATCGATGATGCCAAGATTGCCTGCGATGTCAGTGGTCATGAGGTGTTAGACCATTTTGCTGATGTCGGTAAAATGGTGCAGATTGGCTCAGGGACGAAGCGACGCATTCAGGATATGATGCTGACTCGTTTTGCGTGCTACTTGATTGCCCAGAATGGTGATCCTCAAAAGTCTGAGATTGCGTTTGCCCAAACGTATTTCGCGCTCCAGACTCGTAAGGCGGAACTGATCCAACAGCGTTTTCAAGAGTCTGAGCGGGTTTCGGCACGTCATGATCTCAAGGCGACTGAAAAGGAGTTGTCTAAGGTTATTTTTGAGCAAACGGGGAGCGATCGCCACTTTGGTCTGATTCGCAGTAAGGGAGATACGGCTCTGTTCGGACGCTCAACGAAGCAAATGAAGGCGACCTGGAATGTGCCGGACAAGCAGCCTCTGGCGGATTTTGCCCCGACGATTATCCTCACGGCGAAGAAGCTGGCGGCGGAAATCACGATCCACAATACCCAGGAGAACGATTTTCGCACTGAGCCGGAAATCAGCGATGAACACACCACGAACAATGCTACGATTCGCGGTGCGTTGCTCGATCGCGGCATTCGACCGGAGCGTTTGCCCCCGGCTGAGGATATCAAAAAGGTGGAACGGCGTTTGAAGTCGTCCCAAAAGAGGTCGTTGAAGAATCCAGAGCGGTTGGAGTAG
- a CDS encoding MarR family transcriptional regulator, whose product MTDKFYKLTHDEWMRAQSLKPAERDVLFYLKTLDPFGDGVELMVTEIADALGRNKGTISRALRVLAEGDWIDLEMVQVKIRVKNPKLSSDNKVVCTQLSRPSHNLRGRETTSEAVTQLSRPSHNFQPPEPSEDKDSAVSKTYSDYLDSLTQELRESFEKFCLKKIESSPFTIASSTAWLNKHWPEYWNEFKFKYPGALANSSGGKYSAAPVDEKFNILQAAIANGEIANFDRKTNGDYLIHCDGAWLSWDEWQAGDFDIEAYKAKRAATLEELRRFTQGELAQKEGKPCR is encoded by the coding sequence ATGACAGACAAATTCTACAAACTCACCCATGACGAGTGGATGCGAGCACAATCCCTCAAGCCAGCCGAGCGTGATGTGTTGTTTTACCTCAAGACTTTAGACCCGTTTGGGGATGGGGTCGAGTTGATGGTGACTGAGATTGCCGATGCTCTCGGTCGGAACAAAGGAACGATTAGCCGCGCCCTGCGAGTCTTGGCCGAAGGGGATTGGATTGACCTCGAAATGGTACAGGTGAAGATTCGGGTCAAAAATCCAAAGTTGTCCTCAGACAACAAAGTTGTGTGTACACAACTTTCGCGGCCGTCACACAACTTGCGCGGCCGTGAGACAACTTCTGAGGCCGTCACACAACTTTCGCGGCCGTCACACAACTTTCAACCGCCAGAACCCAGTGAAGACAAGGATTCTGCTGTCTCTAAGACTTATTCAGACTATTTAGACTCTCTCACACAGGAATTGAGAGAGAGTTTTGAAAAATTTTGTTTGAAAAAGATCGAGTCTTCACCGTTTACGATCGCATCCTCAACGGCATGGCTCAACAAGCATTGGCCGGAGTATTGGAACGAATTCAAATTCAAGTATCCAGGGGCCTTGGCAAATTCTAGTGGAGGTAAATATTCCGCTGCGCCGGTTGATGAAAAATTCAATATTTTACAAGCTGCGATCGCAAATGGTGAGATCGCGAATTTTGACCGCAAGACAAACGGCGACTATTTAATCCACTGTGATGGAGCTTGGCTTTCGTGGGATGAATGGCAAGCCGGTGATTTTGATATTGAGGCTTACAAGGCCAAACGCGCCGCCACTTTGGAAGAACTGCGCCGCTTTACTCAAGGTGAACTCGCTCAAAAGGAGGGTAAGCCATGCCGATGA
- a CDS encoding CinA family protein translates to MDAAGIRPSRLAERAGRSRQNISDIRNEKVSPNIRDFGELLAIAEEMSPGFMERWVAELVGASDVFSAGAIANLDRKQLSMMLHLIADQLRPKSPSPQHQAKSKEEILAAS, encoded by the coding sequence ATGGATGCTGCTGGCATTCGGCCAAGTCGTTTAGCCGAACGAGCAGGGCGGTCACGGCAAAATATTTCAGACATTCGCAACGAGAAAGTCAGCCCCAACATTCGAGACTTTGGCGAGTTATTGGCGATCGCTGAAGAGATGTCGCCGGGGTTCATGGAGCGTTGGGTGGCGGAGTTGGTCGGCGCATCCGATGTTTTTTCCGCAGGGGCGATCGCTAACCTCGACCGAAAGCAACTGTCGATGATGCTTCACCTCATTGCTGATCAACTGCGTCCTAAGTCACCATCGCCTCAGCATCAGGCTAAAAGTAAGGAAGAAATTTTAGCCGCGTCTTAA
- a CDS encoding ParA family protein, producing the protein MLITITSFKGGVGKSTSAVHLACYLAEQDSTLLVDGDPNRSVLNWHQRGALPFQVCSMAASPKYVRHYEHIVVDTPARPNREDLRELAEGCDVLLLPTRPDALSVDAMLQTVQLLEELECQHYRILLTMTGRSKMTALAREALSHLPLLNREIRHYAAYDKAALEGCPVYEVRDDRNAKIAWTDYAAVAQELLAHG; encoded by the coding sequence ATGCTGATTACCATCACCTCATTCAAAGGTGGCGTGGGCAAATCGACCTCAGCCGTTCATCTTGCGTGTTACCTTGCTGAACAGGATTCGACGCTCTTAGTCGATGGCGATCCAAATCGCAGCGTCTTGAACTGGCATCAACGCGGCGCACTGCCGTTTCAGGTGTGTAGCATGGCGGCCTCACCTAAATACGTTCGCCACTATGAACATATTGTGGTCGATACACCGGCTCGTCCAAACAGGGAAGATTTGAGAGAATTGGCCGAGGGGTGTGATGTGCTGCTGCTGCCGACTCGCCCCGATGCCCTCTCGGTTGATGCGATGCTCCAGACGGTGCAATTGTTAGAGGAGTTAGAGTGTCAACATTACCGGATTTTGCTCACGATGACCGGGCGTTCCAAGATGACCGCTCTGGCCCGAGAAGCGTTGAGTCATTTGCCGCTGCTCAATCGTGAAATCCGGCATTATGCCGCTTATGATAAGGCGGCACTTGAAGGCTGTCCTGTTTACGAAGTCCGTGATGATCGCAATGCCAAGATTGCCTGGACTGATTATGCTGCTGTTGCTCAGGAATTATTAGCGCATGGTTGA
- a CDS encoding ParB/RepB/Spo0J family partition protein — protein sequence MVDRSKLFQNLAARQTWLDEEPSEAPEPNEVPLATIKPNPHQPRRYFDPEALANLQTSISEHGILEPLLVRPHNKGYELVAGERRYQAAKALGLKTVPVIIRELSNQETLKIALTENLQREDLNPVEETQSILELLALELVTNTDEVRSRLNKMKHAHDRAQDLNTIEGAGQIDQLLIGLGYQWPSWVKNRLPVLNLPPIILEALAQGQLKYTAAIAIAKVNDETAMQTLLDQAIAESLSVAQIRDRVRGLNAQPQDEFKVRCDRVFKKIRSAEANLNTKQRQKLDSLLAQLDQLLDGA from the coding sequence ATGGTTGATCGGAGCAAATTATTTCAAAATCTGGCTGCCCGGCAGACCTGGCTTGATGAGGAACCTAGTGAAGCACCCGAACCTAATGAAGTGCCCTTGGCGACAATCAAACCGAACCCGCACCAGCCGCGCCGCTATTTTGACCCGGAAGCGTTGGCGAACCTTCAGACGAGCATCAGTGAGCATGGCATTTTAGAGCCACTTTTGGTGCGTCCACATAACAAGGGCTATGAGCTGGTGGCGGGTGAGCGTCGCTATCAAGCGGCTAAGGCGCTGGGTCTTAAGACAGTTCCGGTGATTATTCGGGAACTCTCGAACCAAGAGACGCTAAAAATTGCCCTGACTGAGAATCTGCAACGGGAGGATCTCAACCCGGTTGAGGAAACTCAGAGCATTCTTGAGTTGCTTGCTTTGGAGTTGGTGACGAATACGGATGAAGTCCGATCGCGCCTCAATAAGATGAAACATGCCCACGATCGCGCTCAAGATCTCAATACGATTGAGGGGGCAGGGCAGATTGATCAACTGTTGATTGGCCTGGGGTATCAATGGCCATCGTGGGTGAAGAATCGCCTCCCGGTCTTAAATTTACCGCCCATCATTTTAGAAGCTCTGGCTCAGGGGCAACTGAAATATACGGCGGCGATCGCGATCGCAAAGGTTAACGATGAAACGGCGATGCAGACGCTCTTAGACCAGGCGATCGCGGAATCATTATCGGTCGCGCAGATTCGCGATCGTGTTCGTGGGTTGAATGCCCAGCCCCAAGATGAATTCAAAGTACGGTGCGATCGCGTCTTCAAGAAAATTCGTAGTGCCGAGGCTAATCTGAACACGAAGCAACGGCAGAAATTGGACAGTTTATTGGCCCAACTTGACCAACTTTTGGATGGGGCATAA
- a CDS encoding ATP-binding protein, which translates to MLESIFATCTPRPEIQAGELTEEIFAAKIQPVVEGKAPQVYQDPSRFFANTFPTDGVKTLIREVFGRLTGRDSGSPVIRLETSFGGGKTHDQIALFHICQQGRRIQGLERFADLDLIPEYAVQVAAIDGRDLDPQNGIFHGDTGVTTYTLWGEIAYQVGGVRGYELLKGSDENAITPGTSVIERLMDKNPTVIILDEIARHLRAAKAKVVGKTDLAEQVVAFLFSLMDLAASANNLVLVYSLASASDTFADETAELNELMRASARQERVLSPSTDIEIYNIVKQRVFSSVSEQAAEAAKTEYSQAYRGSRLNLPDGCQDSDYAEAIAQSYPFHPELFKLLTQKVASIPDFQRTRGALRLFALVVKHLWQDPSQWIPMIHTHHIPVGVDRRVTDELTSRLQRPLMRLPIQADIFNLNGRAAYAQVQDEQWVVAGKPPFTTWVARTIFLHSLTQGISSGIRRAELNLSVLTPGVESNFVQNVLDTLTKVAWYLDDDPLESRSRFKEEPSINKIIAEEKEQVGKGEAKDELRKRRDSMFATQAFRLVAAPQSPGDVDDVSDSIALCVMDFDDAMVESSQDPAPQIVERIFSSTGEAGKFRTFRNRLLFLMANRQTFDKTVELIREYRAVQTILNSPNRLDDISESQKKQLRDKGGSLDLQVRVSITNAYRHLFYPAKDDVKAPKGLMHYTLTPQDASDVKGKTINQQAVILQALRDCGKVRTEETIRTSPYAPAFVLQRFWPAGLDSITTKGLRDEFAKNLALNMPIDAEIPPLRATIQQGLEQGQWDAKVADRVYIKTPENPSSRLEMVEFSDRVVLYRRGILEPPKPRVVEFFAEVRPASGDAKPVALRWRVREALSVSLFQNEQLIAEGLSPSGDRTLEITQTTTFKIVADYGNGEIVEQVETAQVYGTGTPKPPNGHDTITPPPLFETKPERFELSGTPQGVLAQLRDRASDDKIKAIKELKITVDTPLDYLRLMTAASLLARLKPDIDQLVTVQAGGQFLRLEYQGDQRGFSTTANVVKNFLNQKNSTGTVRLSYRFEFDTPIEPAGNEISQIEQGLTRNPVDRLILAVVVEY; encoded by the coding sequence ATGCTGGAATCAATTTTTGCGACTTGTACTCCCCGGCCTGAGATCCAAGCTGGAGAGCTGACTGAAGAAATATTTGCGGCCAAAATTCAGCCGGTGGTAGAAGGAAAAGCACCACAGGTTTATCAAGACCCATCCCGGTTTTTTGCGAATACGTTCCCGACGGATGGTGTAAAGACCTTAATTCGAGAAGTGTTTGGACGGTTGACGGGTCGGGATTCAGGGTCGCCGGTGATTCGGTTGGAGACGAGCTTTGGGGGTGGGAAAACCCATGATCAGATCGCGCTTTTTCACATTTGCCAACAGGGTCGGCGCATTCAAGGATTAGAACGATTTGCCGATCTAGATTTAATTCCGGAGTATGCGGTGCAGGTTGCCGCGATTGATGGGCGCGATCTTGACCCGCAGAATGGGATTTTCCACGGGGATACGGGTGTGACGACCTACACCCTATGGGGGGAGATCGCCTATCAGGTGGGGGGCGTGCGGGGTTATGAACTGCTCAAGGGATCGGATGAGAATGCGATCACGCCGGGGACATCGGTGATCGAGCGATTGATGGATAAAAATCCGACCGTCATCATTTTGGATGAAATTGCCCGACATCTCCGGGCGGCGAAGGCCAAGGTGGTGGGTAAAACCGATTTGGCGGAGCAGGTGGTGGCGTTCCTCTTCTCGTTGATGGATTTGGCGGCTTCTGCCAATAATTTAGTGCTGGTTTATTCGTTGGCTTCGGCTTCGGATACCTTTGCGGATGAGACAGCAGAACTGAATGAGTTGATGCGGGCATCGGCTCGTCAGGAGCGGGTGCTGAGTCCATCAACGGATATTGAAATCTACAACATTGTGAAGCAGCGGGTGTTTAGCAGTGTCAGTGAGCAGGCAGCAGAGGCGGCCAAGACGGAATATAGTCAAGCCTATCGGGGCAGCCGTCTCAATTTGCCGGATGGGTGTCAGGATTCGGATTATGCTGAGGCGATCGCGCAATCCTATCCGTTTCATCCAGAATTATTCAAACTGTTGACTCAGAAGGTCGCTTCGATTCCAGATTTTCAACGGACGCGGGGGGCGTTGCGGTTGTTTGCGTTGGTGGTGAAACATCTCTGGCAAGACCCCAGCCAGTGGATTCCGATGATTCACACGCATCATATTCCGGTGGGTGTTGACCGACGAGTAACCGATGAGCTGACTTCGCGCTTACAGCGTCCGTTGATGCGGCTACCGATTCAGGCGGATATTTTTAACCTTAATGGGCGGGCGGCCTATGCCCAAGTTCAGGATGAGCAATGGGTGGTGGCCGGGAAGCCCCCGTTTACGACTTGGGTGGCACGAACTATTTTTCTCCATTCACTCACCCAGGGGATTTCGTCGGGGATTCGGCGGGCGGAGTTGAATCTGTCGGTGTTGACTCCAGGGGTGGAGAGTAATTTTGTGCAGAATGTGTTGGACACGCTAACCAAAGTGGCGTGGTATCTCGATGATGACCCGCTGGAGTCGCGATCGCGCTTCAAAGAGGAACCCTCAATCAATAAAATCATTGCTGAGGAAAAAGAGCAGGTGGGCAAGGGAGAAGCCAAGGATGAACTCCGCAAGCGTCGGGATAGCATGTTCGCAACGCAGGCCTTTCGATTGGTCGCCGCGCCGCAATCACCGGGAGATGTAGATGATGTCTCGGACTCGATCGCGCTCTGTGTCATGGATTTTGATGATGCGATGGTAGAGTCTTCCCAAGACCCCGCCCCGCAGATTGTAGAGCGAATTTTCAGCAGCACAGGGGAAGCCGGGAAATTCCGCACCTTCCGGAATCGGTTGTTGTTCTTGATGGCGAATCGTCAGACCTTCGATAAAACCGTGGAACTGATTCGGGAATATCGGGCGGTTCAAACGATTTTGAACAGTCCGAATCGATTGGACGATATTTCAGAAAGTCAGAAGAAGCAATTACGCGATAAAGGCGGCAGTCTGGATTTGCAAGTACGGGTGTCAATTACCAATGCCTATCGACATCTTTTTTACCCGGCGAAGGATGATGTGAAGGCTCCCAAGGGTTTAATGCACTATACACTCACACCTCAAGATGCGAGTGATGTGAAAGGGAAGACGATCAATCAACAGGCGGTGATTTTGCAGGCACTGCGGGATTGTGGCAAGGTTCGTACCGAGGAGACGATTCGGACGAGTCCCTATGCTCCGGCGTTTGTGTTGCAGCGATTTTGGCCAGCGGGTTTAGATTCGATCACAACAAAGGGGTTACGGGATGAGTTTGCCAAGAATCTAGCCTTGAATATGCCCATTGATGCGGAGATTCCCCCGCTTCGCGCCACAATTCAGCAGGGTTTAGAGCAAGGTCAATGGGATGCGAAGGTAGCCGATCGCGTTTATATCAAAACGCCTGAGAATCCTTCATCGCGTTTGGAGATGGTGGAGTTTTCCGATCGCGTTGTGCTGTATCGGCGGGGGATTTTGGAGCCGCCGAAGCCGCGAGTGGTGGAGTTCTTCGCGGAGGTGCGCCCCGCGTCAGGCGATGCCAAGCCGGTGGCGTTGCGGTGGCGAGTGCGGGAAGCCTTGAGCGTTAGTTTATTTCAGAATGAGCAACTGATCGCAGAGGGGTTATCTCCTTCGGGCGATCGCACTCTCGAAATCACCCAAACCACGACATTCAAGATTGTGGCGGACTATGGCAATGGGGAGATAGTAGAACAAGTCGAAACGGCTCAGGTGTACGGAACAGGAACACCAAAACCGCCCAATGGCCATGACACGATCACCCCACCGCCCCTATTCGAGACCAAGCCGGAGCGATTTGAGTTGAGTGGAACGCCCCAAGGGGTTTTGGCACAACTGCGCGATCGCGCCTCTGACGACAAAATTAAAGCCATCAAGGAATTGAAGATCACGGTAGATACTCCCCTCGATTATTTACGGTTGATGACGGCGGCTTCTTTGTTGGCGCGATTGAAGCCTGATATTGATCAGTTAGTGACGGTGCAGGCTGGAGGACAATTTTTGCGGCTGGAATATCAGGGCGATCAGCGAGGGTTTTCGACCACGGCGAATGTGGTTAAGAATTTTCTGAATCAGAAGAATTCCACTGGAACGGTGCGCCTAAGCTATCGTTTTGAATTTGACACACCAATTGAGCCAGCCGGAAACGAAATCTCTCAAATTGAGCAGGGATTAACCCGGAATCCGGTCGATCGGTTGATTTTGGCTGTCGTAGTGGAGTATTAG